In a genomic window of Nocardia fluminea:
- the gatB gene encoding Asp-tRNA(Asn)/Glu-tRNA(Gln) amidotransferase subunit GatB, with amino-acid sequence MSAPTVELMDYADVISRYEPVLGMEVHVELSTATKMFCGCPTEFGAEPNTQVCPVCLGLPGSLPVVNEKAIESAIRIGLALNCSITPWGRFARKNYFYPDQPKNYQISQYDEPIATEGFLDVTLDDGSIFRVEIERAHMEEDTGKSLHVGGATGRIHGASHSLLDFNRAGVPLIEIVTKTITGAGERAPEVARAYVTALREVLRSLNVSDVKMEQGSLRCDANVSLMPIGAKEFGTRTETKNVNSLKSVEVAVRYEMRRQAAVLTAGGEIVQETRHFQEADGSTAAGRRKETAEDYRYFPEPDLEPVAPAAEWVEELRATIPEYPWLVRARIQADWGLSDEVMRDLVNAGALDLIIATVDAGAPANEARSWWVAYLTEKAKERDIALADLPITPAQVAAVIALVETKTVNNKVAKQVVDFVLAGEGEPAAIVEAKGLGMVSDDSALQAEVEKALAANPDIAEKIRSGKVQAAGKIVGDVMKATRGQADAARVRDLVIAACS; translated from the coding sequence ATGAGCGCACCCACGGTCGAGTTGATGGATTACGCCGATGTCATCTCCCGGTACGAGCCGGTGCTCGGCATGGAGGTCCACGTCGAGTTGTCCACGGCGACCAAGATGTTCTGCGGTTGCCCCACCGAGTTCGGTGCCGAACCCAATACCCAGGTGTGCCCGGTGTGCCTCGGCCTGCCCGGCTCGCTGCCCGTGGTGAACGAGAAGGCCATCGAATCGGCCATCCGGATCGGTCTCGCGCTGAACTGTTCGATCACCCCGTGGGGCCGGTTCGCGCGCAAGAACTACTTCTATCCCGATCAGCCGAAGAACTACCAGATCAGCCAGTACGACGAGCCGATCGCCACCGAGGGCTTCCTCGACGTGACCCTCGACGACGGGTCCATCTTCCGTGTGGAGATCGAGCGCGCGCACATGGAGGAGGACACCGGCAAATCCCTGCACGTCGGCGGCGCGACCGGACGCATCCACGGCGCCAGCCACTCGCTGCTCGACTTCAACCGCGCGGGCGTGCCGCTGATCGAGATCGTCACCAAGACCATCACCGGTGCCGGTGAGCGCGCCCCCGAGGTGGCTCGCGCCTACGTCACCGCGCTGCGCGAGGTGCTGCGTTCGCTCAACGTCTCCGATGTGAAGATGGAGCAGGGCTCGCTGCGTTGCGACGCCAACGTGTCCCTGATGCCGATCGGCGCCAAGGAATTCGGCACCCGCACCGAGACCAAGAATGTGAACTCGCTCAAGAGCGTCGAGGTCGCGGTGCGTTACGAGATGCGCCGTCAGGCCGCCGTGCTCACCGCCGGTGGCGAGATCGTCCAGGAGACCCGCCACTTCCAGGAAGCCGACGGGTCCACCGCGGCCGGTCGCCGCAAGGAAACCGCCGAGGACTACCGCTACTTCCCCGAGCCCGACCTCGAGCCGGTCGCCCCGGCCGCCGAGTGGGTCGAGGAACTGCGCGCCACCATCCCCGAGTACCCGTGGCTGGTGCGCGCCCGCATCCAGGCCGACTGGGGTCTGTCCGACGAGGTCATGCGCGACCTCGTCAACGCGGGTGCCCTCGACCTCATCATCGCCACCGTCGACGCGGGCGCCCCCGCCAACGAGGCGCGCTCCTGGTGGGTCGCCTACCTGACCGAGAAGGCCAAGGAACGCGACATCGCCCTCGCCGACCTGCCCATCACCCCCGCCCAGGTCGCCGCGGTGATCGCGCTGGTGGAAACGAAGACCGTCAACAACAAGGTCGCCAAGCAGGTCGTGGACTTCGTCCTGGCCGGCGAGGGCGAGCCCGCCGCCATCGTCGAAGCCAAGGGCCTCGGCATGGTCAGCGACGACTCGGCCCTGCAGGCCGAGGTCGAGAAGGCCCTTGCCGCCAACCCCGACATCGCCGAGAAGATCCGCTCCGGCAAGGTGCAGGCCGCGGGCAAGATCGTCGGCGACGTCATGAAGGCCACGCGCGGCCAGGCCGACGCCGCCCGTGTCCGCGACTTGGTCATCGCCGCCTGCAGCTGA